A genome region from Methanococcoides burtonii DSM 6242 includes the following:
- a CDS encoding hydantoinase B/oxoprolinase family protein — protein MFEKNRWQFWIDRGGTFTDVIGRSPDGTIVTHKLLSENPEHYEDAVIEGIRQMLDLGADEQLPTREIECIKMGTTVGTNALLERKGEKFALVVTKGFRDALRIGYQNRPDIFALDIKLPEVLYKTVIEAEERYSSRGEELIPLNEDKLRRNLKELHDSGIYSLAVALMHSYRYPEHEIAIERIAKEIGFTHISLSHKISTLIKMIGRGETTMVDGYLSPVLKRYVDRIHSALRSNGDDTSLLFMQSNGGLTQATSFKGKNSILSGPAGGIVGAATVSEVAGFKEIISFDMGGTSTDVAHYNGEYERSFENEIDGIHLYSPMMHIHTVAAGGGSILHYENERFQVGPDSAGSEPGPACYRKGGPLTVTDCNVMLSKVIPEYFPQVFGESGTLPLDTGTVHAKFEEIASKVSEGSGKSISPEEVAEGFLTVAVENMGNAIKKISTQRGYDLKSYTLCCFGGAGAQHAGLVADSLGMSKIFIHPYAGVLSAYGMGLADQRMILERSVEKDLNADTTEQMRELFIEMETEGYQSMQEQGVSPDRLIAKRKVHVRYSGTDTPMEIEFGSTKDISIRFYEAHRKRFGFVMEKELVVSAASVEMIGANEVHVERNEMKTSENGSGPCGTVQMYTGGRYQTANVYERCCLDNEHSVTGPALIIEDNTTIIVEPMWKADITALANIVLTRTAPPEEHVALGTEVDPIMLEVFSNRFMSIAQQMGYSLQNTAYSVNIKERLDFSCAIFDHEGNLIANAPHIPVHLGSMEESIKAVIRNRKGRMNKKDAYMLNSPYAGGTHLPDITVVSPVFCGCDEVQFYVASRGHHADIGGISPGSMPPKSRSIFEEGILIDDIKLMDRGYFRETEVTELLNSGEHPVRNHHQNIADLRAQVAANEKGIQQLEQMVEKYSLPTVEAYMQHVQDNAEEAVRKVIEVLHDGEFTYKLDDDSHIHVNIKIDKNERSATIDLTGTSPQQENNFNAPASVCKAAVLYVFRTLVKDNIPLNAGCLKPLNIIIPEGCLLNPSHPAAVAAGNVETSQYIVDTLYGALGIIAASQGTMNNFTFGNQEIQYYETICGGSGAGDGFNGTDAVQTHMTNSRMTDPEVLELRFPVLLEEYSIRKESGGEGEYCGGNGVVRKVRFLEEMKAAIISSHRKYPPFGSNGGSEAECGKNMVIRKDGRKDTVAGTNRRSGHERRGCVRYRNSRWRRIREKHGN, from the coding sequence ATGTTCGAAAAGAACAGATGGCAATTCTGGATAGATAGGGGAGGAACATTTACAGACGTTATTGGCAGATCCCCCGATGGAACTATCGTCACCCATAAACTACTTTCGGAAAACCCGGAACATTATGAAGATGCAGTAATTGAAGGGATACGCCAGATGCTTGACCTCGGGGCAGATGAGCAATTGCCAACAAGGGAAATTGAATGCATAAAGATGGGAACAACAGTGGGCACAAATGCACTTCTTGAAAGAAAAGGCGAGAAATTTGCACTTGTGGTTACCAAGGGGTTCAGAGATGCCCTAAGAATAGGATATCAGAACCGACCGGACATATTTGCACTTGACATCAAGCTCCCCGAAGTCCTTTATAAAACTGTGATAGAAGCTGAAGAGCGCTACAGCTCCAGGGGTGAAGAGCTGATACCCCTTAATGAAGACAAATTAAGGAGAAACCTTAAAGAACTTCATGATTCCGGAATATATTCCCTTGCAGTAGCTCTTATGCACTCTTATCGTTATCCGGAGCATGAAATTGCCATTGAAAGGATTGCAAAGGAGATAGGATTTACACATATTTCCCTGTCCCATAAGATCAGCACCCTCATCAAAATGATAGGACGCGGGGAAACGACCATGGTGGACGGGTACCTTTCGCCTGTATTAAAGCGCTATGTTGACAGGATACATTCAGCATTGCGATCCAATGGAGATGACACCAGCCTTTTGTTCATGCAATCCAACGGAGGGCTGACACAGGCTACCTCTTTCAAAGGTAAGAATAGTATCCTGTCAGGTCCTGCCGGAGGTATCGTGGGGGCAGCAACTGTATCAGAAGTTGCCGGATTCAAGGAGATCATAAGTTTCGATATGGGTGGGACTTCCACGGACGTAGCACACTATAACGGAGAATATGAGCGCTCATTTGAGAACGAGATCGACGGAATACACTTATATTCCCCGATGATGCACATCCACACGGTCGCCGCAGGTGGCGGGTCTATACTGCACTATGAAAATGAAAGATTCCAGGTAGGACCCGATTCTGCAGGATCCGAACCCGGACCTGCGTGTTACAGGAAAGGTGGACCATTGACGGTCACTGATTGTAATGTGATGCTGTCAAAAGTAATCCCGGAATATTTCCCACAGGTTTTCGGCGAGTCAGGCACATTGCCCCTCGATACAGGAACCGTTCACGCAAAGTTTGAGGAAATAGCATCGAAGGTCTCGGAAGGGTCGGGCAAGAGCATATCCCCCGAAGAAGTAGCAGAGGGATTTTTGACGGTCGCTGTCGAGAACATGGGAAATGCCATCAAGAAGATATCAACACAGAGAGGATACGATCTGAAAAGCTATACACTCTGTTGTTTTGGAGGAGCTGGTGCACAACATGCCGGCCTTGTTGCTGATTCACTGGGAATGAGCAAGATCTTCATCCACCCGTATGCAGGAGTCCTTTCAGCATATGGCATGGGGCTGGCAGACCAGAGAATGATACTTGAAAGGTCCGTGGAAAAGGACCTGAATGCCGACACCACCGAACAAATGCGAGAACTCTTCATTGAAATGGAAACTGAAGGATATCAGTCAATGCAGGAGCAGGGTGTCTCACCTGACAGGCTCATCGCCAAAAGGAAAGTGCATGTGCGATACAGCGGCACGGACACTCCCATGGAGATCGAGTTCGGCAGCACGAAGGACATAAGCATAAGATTTTATGAGGCCCACAGGAAGCGTTTTGGTTTTGTAATGGAAAAGGAACTTGTGGTTTCAGCAGCATCCGTGGAGATGATCGGAGCAAATGAGGTCCATGTGGAAAGGAACGAGATGAAAACTTCCGAGAATGGGTCAGGACCATGCGGAACAGTACAGATGTACACCGGCGGGAGATACCAGACCGCAAATGTTTACGAACGCTGCTGTCTAGATAATGAACATTCAGTAACAGGACCAGCCCTTATAATTGAAGATAATACTACGATAATTGTGGAACCAATGTGGAAAGCAGACATAACTGCTCTTGCCAATATTGTACTCACACGTACAGCGCCTCCAGAGGAGCATGTTGCCCTCGGCACAGAGGTCGATCCGATCATGCTCGAAGTGTTCAGCAACCGCTTCATGTCAATTGCGCAGCAAATGGGATATAGCCTTCAGAACACCGCATATTCGGTCAATATCAAAGAGAGGCTTGATTTTTCCTGTGCGATCTTCGACCATGAAGGTAATCTCATCGCTAACGCCCCTCACATACCGGTACACCTGGGATCGATGGAAGAATCCATCAAAGCAGTGATCAGGAACAGAAAAGGGAGAATGAATAAAAAGGATGCATATATGCTGAACTCCCCATATGCAGGCGGCACACACCTTCCTGACATCACTGTTGTATCCCCGGTATTCTGCGGCTGCGATGAAGTGCAGTTCTATGTTGCATCAAGAGGTCACCATGCCGATATCGGAGGGATCAGCCCGGGGTCGATGCCACCTAAGAGCAGGTCCATCTTCGAAGAGGGGATATTGATAGATGATATCAAACTCATGGACAGGGGATATTTCAGGGAAACGGAAGTTACCGAACTCCTGAATAGTGGTGAACATCCCGTACGCAATCATCATCAGAACATAGCAGACCTCAGGGCACAGGTCGCTGCGAATGAAAAAGGCATACAGCAACTCGAGCAGATGGTGGAGAAATATTCGCTGCCAACAGTTGAGGCATATATGCAGCATGTGCAGGATAACGCCGAAGAAGCTGTAAGGAAGGTCATAGAGGTCCTGCATGACGGAGAATTCACTTACAAACTTGATGATGACAGCCATATCCACGTAAATATAAAGATCGATAAGAATGAGCGTTCAGCAACCATCGACCTTACAGGAACGTCACCGCAACAGGAGAATAATTTCAATGCCCCTGCATCAGTATGTAAGGCTGCCGTACTCTATGTTTTCCGCACGCTTGTAAAGGACAATATCCCATTGAATGCAGGATGTCTGAAACCTCTCAATATAATAATACCGGAAGGATGTTTACTGAACCCGTCCCACCCCGCAGCAGTTGCAGCAGGAAATGTGGAAACCTCGCAGTATATCGTGGATACCCTTTATGGAGCACTGGGGATCATAGCAGCATCACAGGGAACCATGAACAACTTCACCTTTGGAAACCAGGAAATCCAGTATTATGAGACCATCTGTGGCGGTTCAGGTGCAGGAGACGGATTCAATGGTACCGATGCCGTACAGACCCATATGACAAACTCCAGGATGACAGATCCCGAAGTCCTCGAATTGCGTTTCCCGGTGCTCCTTGAAGAATACTCCATAAGGAAGGAAAGCGGAGGGGAAGGAGAATACTGCGGAGGAAATGGTGTTGTCCGAAAAGTGCGATTCCTTGAGGAAATGAAAGCAGCAATAATATCCTCGCACCGAAAATATCCTCCTTTTGGTTCAAATGGCGGTTCCGAAGCGGAATGCGGTAAGAATATGGTGATCAGGAAGGATGGAAGGAAGGACACAGTAGCTGGAACCAACCGCCGAAGTGGACATGAAAGAAGGGGATGTGTTCGTTATAGAAACTCCCGGTGGCGGCGGATTCGGGAAAAGCATGGGAATTAA
- a CDS encoding phosphatase PAP2 family protein — MLFSSLDVQILHILNSYAGFDPIVVFLSVAGDDILWILIAAILFLSTSKEKVLYYCSMMLFLVGAVALIKSQLMVPRPEDVRFVVESSGYSMPSAHSTAAFATAMFLHHVAIKYGILIWSGAIAMALSRVFAGVHYPSDVMAGVVLGIMIGYLWLQIEAYFQKKSM, encoded by the coding sequence ATGTTGTTCTCATCCCTGGATGTTCAGATACTGCATATCCTGAACTCTTATGCCGGTTTTGACCCCATTGTGGTATTTTTGTCAGTGGCAGGGGATGATATATTGTGGATATTGATAGCTGCTATTCTGTTCTTATCGACCTCAAAGGAGAAAGTTCTCTATTATTGTTCGATGATGCTTTTCCTGGTGGGGGCGGTCGCATTGATCAAATCACAGTTAATGGTACCCCGTCCCGAAGATGTTCGATTTGTTGTGGAATCCTCGGGCTATTCAATGCCAAGTGCACATTCGACAGCTGCCTTTGCAACAGCGATGTTCTTGCATCATGTGGCAATAAAATATGGTATTCTTATTTGGTCAGGTGCAATTGCAATGGCTTTAAGTCGTGTGTTTGCAGGTGTGCATTACCCTTCTGACGTGATGGCAGGAGTTGTGCTCGGTATAATGATAGGCTACTTATGGTTACAAATTGAAGCCTATTTCCAAAAAAAGAGTATGTGA
- the purF gene encoding amidophosphoribosyltransferase, which translates to MKEECGVVGVLMHKADTKAKPASLQIYYALYALQHRGQESTGITVKNGDKLKSIKGMGLVPEVYSKDELLKLEGRLGVGHVRYSTTGDSNIVNCQPLMVNYKNGNLAIAHNGNLVNGQELRDELESEGRIFITSSDTEVIAHLLVKALLIHDPLESIKEVMSMLKGSYSLAIMIDDRLFAVRDPLGFKPLCVGEIDGGYVVASESVAIDTLNGKLTRDVKAGEVVEITENGFEGHQMLTEKNCAHCVFEYIYFARPDSIIDGQLVYKVREQIGRELAKEHPVDADIVSPVPDSGITSAIGYSDESGINYREGLMKNRYIGRTFILPGQEMRETAVRLKMNTISENLRDRKVIILDDSIVRGTTSRRIIEMVRNAGAKEVHARIGSPAIIAPCYMGIDMASREELIAAKKPLVDVKNAITADSLGYLSIEGLIKSIGIHRDELCLGCLTERYPIKIVGEKCSR; encoded by the coding sequence ATGAAAGAAGAATGTGGTGTTGTCGGCGTATTAATGCACAAAGCTGATACGAAGGCAAAACCCGCTTCACTCCAAATATATTATGCACTCTATGCATTGCAGCATAGGGGACAGGAATCCACAGGAATTACGGTAAAGAACGGTGATAAACTCAAGTCCATCAAGGGTATGGGTCTTGTCCCGGAAGTATATTCCAAGGATGAACTGTTGAAGCTTGAAGGTAGGCTCGGTGTCGGACATGTTCGATATTCGACCACCGGAGATTCTAACATAGTCAACTGTCAGCCTTTAATGGTAAACTACAAGAATGGAAATCTTGCAATTGCGCATAATGGAAATCTTGTGAACGGACAGGAACTTCGGGATGAGCTGGAATCCGAAGGACGCATTTTTATAACTAGTTCTGACACAGAGGTCATAGCTCACCTTCTTGTCAAAGCATTGCTAATACACGACCCTCTTGAATCCATCAAGGAAGTCATGTCAATGCTCAAAGGTTCATATTCACTCGCCATTATGATAGACGATCGACTTTTCGCTGTGAGGGATCCACTGGGATTCAAGCCACTATGCGTAGGAGAGATCGACGGCGGATATGTAGTTGCATCGGAAAGCGTTGCCATCGACACACTCAACGGTAAATTGACAAGGGATGTTAAAGCCGGCGAAGTTGTGGAGATAACGGAAAATGGTTTTGAAGGCCATCAGATGCTAACGGAAAAGAACTGTGCTCATTGTGTTTTTGAGTACATATATTTTGCAAGACCGGATTCCATCATTGATGGTCAGCTTGTTTACAAGGTTCGTGAGCAGATAGGCAGAGAACTTGCAAAGGAACACCCAGTAGATGCGGATATCGTTTCCCCTGTACCAGACTCAGGCATCACCTCTGCAATAGGTTATTCTGATGAGTCAGGCATCAATTATCGGGAAGGATTGATGAAGAACCGTTATATAGGACGCACTTTTATCCTCCCGGGACAGGAAATGCGGGAAACAGCAGTTCGTCTTAAGATGAACACAATCTCTGAGAACCTCAGGGATAGAAAGGTCATCATCCTCGATGACAGTATCGTTCGCGGTACAACGTCCAGACGCATAATCGAGATGGTACGTAACGCAGGTGCAAAAGAGGTACATGCAAGGATAGGAAGCCCTGCCATTATCGCACCGTGCTATATGGGCATCGATATGGCTTCAAGGGAAGAGCTCATTGCCGCTAAAAAGCCTCTTGTTGACGTGAAAAATGCTATCACAGCAGATTCACTCGGATACCTCAGTATAGAAGGTCTTATTAAATCAATAGGAATTCACAGGGACGAACTTTGCCTGGGATGTCTTACAGAACGATATCCGATAAAGATAGTTGGCGAAAAGTGTTCTCGCTAA
- a CDS encoding 50S ribosomal protein L37e, which yields MSKGTPSMGKRQKRTHAKCRRCGSVSLNIHTKQCTSCGFGRTSRMRSYQWQRKCKF from the coding sequence ATGTCAAAAGGTACTCCATCAATGGGTAAGAGGCAGAAACGCACACATGCAAAATGCAGGCGCTGTGGAAGCGTTTCACTCAATATCCATACAAAACAATGCACATCATGCGGATTCGGAAGAACATCACGTATGAGAAGCTACCAGTGGCAAAGAAAGTGCAAATTCTAA
- a CDS encoding LSm family protein: protein MGNRPLDILNDALNTSVIVRLKGAREFRGVLQGYDVHMNLVLDEAEELKDGEIVRKIGGVVIRGDNVVYVSP from the coding sequence ATGGGAAACAGACCTCTGGATATATTGAATGATGCATTGAACACATCAGTGATTGTAAGATTGAAGGGCGCAAGAGAATTTAGAGGCGTACTTCAGGGATATGATGTCCACATGAACCTTGTTCTGGACGAAGCAGAAGAATTAAAGGACGGAGAGATCGTTCGCAAGATAGGTGGAGTTGTTATCAGAGGGGATAACGTAGTCTACGTGTCTCCGTAA
- the thiD gene encoding bifunctional hydroxymethylpyrimidine kinase/phosphomethylpyrimidine kinase produces the protein MIREGLKMDEVGIIPVVLTIAGSDSGGGAGIEADIKTLASLYVHGACAITSVTSQNTTGVQSAYELPPTVVSDQMDAVCTDMDVRWAKTGMLSSANIVRAVADRVKKYGLKVVVDPVMAAEAGGDLLEKDAVSILKDELLPISYAVTPNISEAEILSGMSITTREDAMEAAKAIASLGLNAVIITGGHSDGVDLVYDSVTDEFTEVSGKLIEGGTHGSGCTYSAALTSYLARGYSLQDAAIGAKEFVESGILLSKNIGKGVGPVNQMGYLHTMAAKESVLRNTGEAVRMLEDDVNFASLVAEVGCNIAMAIPHAMEVKDVAAVNGRIVKLQGKPKVVGCVSLGASSHVARIVLAAMEFDSNMRASVNISYSKNVLAICEDMGLSISSFSRQEEPEDTHTMDWGVTYAIDSYGRVPVIIYDEGGVGKEPMVRVLGRDAVEVAGIALEIAARLTKEQA, from the coding sequence ATGATAAGAGAAGGCTTAAAAATGGATGAGGTGGGGATCATTCCCGTTGTATTGACTATCGCCGGTTCTGACTCCGGCGGCGGTGCAGGCATTGAAGCTGATATCAAGACTCTGGCTTCCCTGTATGTACATGGGGCATGTGCTATTACCTCAGTGACCTCGCAGAACACAACTGGTGTTCAGAGTGCTTATGAGCTACCTCCAACCGTGGTATCCGACCAGATGGATGCAGTATGCACTGATATGGACGTCAGGTGGGCAAAGACCGGTATGCTTTCATCTGCTAATATTGTCAGGGCAGTTGCAGATCGTGTAAAAAAGTATGGCCTTAAAGTTGTCGTTGATCCTGTGATGGCCGCAGAGGCAGGTGGAGATCTTCTCGAGAAGGATGCTGTATCTATCCTTAAAGACGAACTTTTACCCATAAGCTATGCTGTAACTCCTAACATCAGCGAAGCAGAGATTCTTTCTGGTATGTCTATAACTACCCGTGAGGATGCCATGGAAGCTGCAAAAGCTATAGCTTCCCTTGGATTGAATGCAGTTATCATCACTGGCGGTCATTCTGATGGGGTGGACCTTGTTTATGATTCAGTTACTGATGAGTTCACAGAAGTATCTGGTAAACTGATCGAAGGTGGGACCCATGGTTCAGGTTGCACTTATTCAGCAGCGCTAACCTCCTATCTTGCAAGGGGTTATTCCCTTCAGGATGCCGCAATTGGTGCCAAGGAGTTCGTAGAATCCGGCATCCTTTTGAGCAAGAACATTGGCAAAGGCGTGGGTCCGGTGAACCAGATGGGCTATCTCCATACAATGGCAGCAAAAGAAAGTGTGTTGAGGAACACCGGGGAAGCTGTCAGGATGCTGGAAGATGATGTTAACTTCGCCAGCCTTGTTGCAGAGGTCGGTTGTAATATCGCCATGGCAATACCTCATGCCATGGAAGTGAAGGATGTAGCTGCAGTGAATGGAAGGATCGTGAAGCTTCAGGGCAAACCCAAGGTCGTAGGATGTGTCAGCTTAGGGGCAAGCAGTCATGTGGCACGCATAGTATTGGCTGCGATGGAATTCGATTCCAATATGCGTGCATCAGTGAATATCTCCTATTCTAAGAACGTGCTTGCCATCTGTGAGGACATGGGGCTTTCCATATCATCTTTCAGTCGTCAGGAAGAGCCTGAGGACACACACACCATGGATTGGGGTGTGACCTATGCCATCGACTCGTATGGTCGTGTGCCTGTCATCATCTATGATGAAGGCGGTGTGGGCAAAGAACCAATGGTCCGTGTACTCGGGAGGGATGCAGTGGAAGTGGCAGGAATTGCTCTGGAGATCGCAGCACGTCTTACAAAAGAGCAGGCATAA
- a CDS encoding universal stress protein produces MNCKEYKTILIATDGSVNAEKAVMSGLKIASSCGASVLALYVIEINSVGITPESVHRDNLTAMEVAATEHMTSEQWREFARVADERWKTERHKLLMEKGERITAYVKDMGKPLNIDVRTIIEEGHPAATILNTAKKENVDMVVIGTLGMTADGTFKLGSVADKVIRNSPVEVLAVR; encoded by the coding sequence ATGAATTGTAAAGAATATAAAACTATTTTGATAGCTACCGACGGGTCTGTAAATGCAGAGAAAGCCGTAATGTCGGGTTTGAAGATCGCATCATCGTGCGGTGCCAGTGTTCTTGCGCTGTACGTTATAGAGATAAATTCCGTCGGGATAACTCCTGAATCAGTGCACAGAGACAATCTCACTGCAATGGAAGTCGCTGCCACTGAACACATGACAAGTGAGCAGTGGAGGGAATTTGCCCGTGTCGCAGATGAGAGATGGAAAACTGAAAGGCACAAACTTCTTATGGAGAAGGGAGAGAGGATAACCGCCTATGTAAAGGACATGGGAAAGCCCCTCAATATAGATGTAAGGACAATTATCGAAGAAGGACACCCGGCAGCTACGATCCTGAACACAGCCAAGAAAGAGAATGTGGACATGGTGGTTATCGGTACGCTTGGAATGACCGCAGACGGTACGTTCAAACTTGGTAGTGTCGCTGATAAAGTTATCAGGAACTCACCAGTGGAAGTACTGGCAGTCAGATAA
- a CDS encoding valine--tRNA ligase, whose amino-acid sequence MTIPKEYDSHEIEEKWQNDWDMSMYHFDWKDESRPQYIIDTPPPYPTGNFHIGNSLNWCYIDFVARYKRMQGFNVMFPQGWDCHGLPTEVKVEENHGITKNQVPRTEFRQMCEELTVGNIDKMRKTMHRLGFSTDWSNEFVTMEPEYYVKTQTSFVKMKDMDRVYQSEHPVNWCPRCETAIAFAEVEYDSRDTKLNFLHFDKLEIATTRPELLAACVAIAISPEDERYKQYIGQTMKVPLFGHDVEVIADKDVDPTFGTGAVMICTFGDKQDVRWWLEHNLPLRKGIDKSGIITEIAGKYAGMTIPECKAAIIKDLKSEGNLYEQNTLKQNVGMCWRCKTPIEILSEKQWFVKIDNDEILRTADEIEWLPEYMKVRLQNWTNTMEWDWCISRQRIFATPIPVWYCKKCGEVMVAEEEWLPIDPTQQQPPVACKCGCEDFEPEEDVLDTWMDSSITALHVAGWLSDKEMRNPTQLRPQGHDIIRTWSFYSILRSMALTGKKPWESILVNGMVLGEDGHKMSKSLGNVISPEEVIKDHSADAFRQWAAVGGSTGSDVMFRWKDVVSASRFFTKMWSIYRFSMSHIEDELAEITSGKPEKLNVIDKWLLSNLNRLISSVTASLDAYQFDEAYKSIRGFAWETLADNYIELVKSRLYGEDKEARRSAQYTLYVAIDGLSRMLAPFAPFFAEEMYSRIGERSIHVQEWPVVDKTLIDEAIEKDGELIKDIAGSIRRYKSESGMALNAPLEKIEVYASLGDASDLTGVTNSTVEVISGEPDFEHVPVNVKPNMAIIGPKFRKQAGAIIKTLTSMDPVEVANIISKGNININIDGEDIELEPESVAIEKEVISAGRAVDVLDVNGTVVVIVR is encoded by the coding sequence ATGACAATTCCTAAAGAATACGATTCTCACGAAATAGAAGAAAAATGGCAAAACGACTGGGATATGTCAATGTATCATTTTGACTGGAAAGACGAAAGTCGTCCCCAGTATATCATTGATACCCCACCCCCATACCCTACTGGAAATTTCCACATAGGAAACTCTCTTAACTGGTGTTATATCGATTTTGTTGCCCGATACAAGAGGATGCAAGGCTTTAATGTGATGTTCCCGCAGGGCTGGGACTGCCACGGCCTCCCTACCGAAGTAAAGGTAGAGGAAAACCACGGCATTACAAAGAATCAGGTACCACGTACAGAATTCAGACAAATGTGTGAAGAACTGACCGTAGGCAACATCGACAAGATGAGAAAGACAATGCACCGCCTCGGTTTTTCAACTGACTGGAGCAATGAGTTCGTCACAATGGAACCTGAGTACTACGTCAAGACACAGACATCTTTTGTCAAGATGAAAGACATGGACCGTGTGTACCAGTCAGAGCACCCAGTAAACTGGTGCCCAAGATGTGAAACAGCGATTGCTTTTGCAGAGGTCGAATACGATTCAAGGGATACCAAGCTTAACTTCCTGCACTTCGACAAGCTGGAGATAGCCACAACAAGACCGGAACTGCTTGCGGCATGTGTTGCCATTGCCATCAGTCCGGAAGATGAGCGTTATAAGCAATACATTGGGCAAACAATGAAAGTACCACTGTTCGGTCATGATGTAGAGGTCATAGCTGACAAGGACGTTGACCCAACATTTGGTACAGGTGCAGTCATGATCTGTACCTTTGGTGATAAACAGGATGTCAGATGGTGGCTAGAACACAACCTTCCGCTGAGGAAGGGAATTGACAAGAGCGGGATCATCACAGAGATAGCCGGTAAATACGCAGGAATGACAATACCTGAATGTAAAGCTGCTATTATCAAAGACCTCAAGAGCGAAGGAAATCTCTACGAGCAAAACACGCTCAAACAGAACGTTGGAATGTGCTGGAGATGCAAGACACCTATAGAGATACTGTCCGAGAAGCAGTGGTTCGTCAAGATCGACAATGATGAGATACTCAGGACAGCAGACGAGATCGAATGGCTGCCTGAATACATGAAGGTCAGGCTTCAGAACTGGACCAACACCATGGAGTGGGATTGGTGTATCTCACGCCAGAGGATCTTCGCAACCCCAATACCTGTCTGGTATTGTAAGAAGTGTGGCGAGGTCATGGTCGCTGAAGAGGAATGGCTTCCTATCGACCCAACACAACAGCAGCCACCTGTGGCATGTAAGTGCGGCTGTGAAGATTTCGAGCCTGAAGAGGATGTCCTGGATACGTGGATGGATTCATCCATCACTGCATTACATGTTGCAGGATGGCTCAGCGATAAGGAGATGAGAAACCCAACACAGTTGCGTCCACAGGGACACGACATCATTCGTACATGGTCTTTCTACAGCATACTTCGTTCAATGGCACTTACTGGCAAGAAGCCCTGGGAGTCCATACTCGTCAACGGAATGGTTCTCGGAGAGGACGGACATAAGATGAGTAAATCCCTCGGAAATGTCATCTCACCTGAAGAGGTCATCAAGGACCATAGTGCTGATGCATTCAGGCAGTGGGCAGCAGTAGGTGGCTCCACGGGCTCCGATGTGATGTTCAGATGGAAAGACGTAGTATCAGCATCCCGGTTCTTTACTAAGATGTGGAGTATCTACAGGTTCTCCATGTCACATATCGAAGACGAGCTTGCAGAGATCACGTCCGGCAAACCGGAGAAACTCAATGTCATTGACAAATGGCTTTTGAGCAATCTTAACAGGCTCATCAGTTCGGTCACCGCAAGTCTTGATGCATACCAGTTTGACGAAGCATACAAATCCATAAGGGGATTCGCATGGGAGACCCTTGCAGATAACTATATCGAGCTTGTGAAGTCCAGGCTGTATGGTGAAGATAAGGAAGCACGCAGGTCAGCACAGTACACACTGTATGTTGCCATTGATGGACTCTCACGCATGCTTGCACCATTTGCTCCGTTCTTTGCAGAGGAGATGTACTCAAGGATAGGTGAGAGAAGCATACACGTTCAGGAATGGCCAGTTGTTGATAAGACACTCATCGATGAGGCTATCGAGAAGGACGGAGAGCTTATCAAGGACATTGCAGGCAGTATCAGAAGATACAAATCCGAATCTGGCATGGCGCTCAACGCACCCCTTGAAAAGATCGAAGTATATGCATCCCTTGGAGATGCTTCAGACCTGACAGGTGTCACGAACTCGACCGTAGAGGTAATTAGCGGGGAGCCGGACTTTGAGCATGTGCCTGTGAACGTTAAGCCTAACATGGCCATCATAGGCCCGAAGTTCAGGAAACAGGCAGGAGCCATAATCAAGACCCTGACATCCATGGACCCTGTGGAAGTTGCAAATATCATCTCAAAAGGGAACATCAACATCAATATAGATGGCGAGGATATCGAGCTTGAGCCGGAAAGTGTGGCCATTGAGAAAGAGGTAATCTCTGCCGGAAGGGCTGTTGATGTCCTTGATGTCAATGGAACTGTCGTAGTGATAGTTCGCTGA